The Musa acuminata AAA Group cultivar baxijiao chromosome BXJ1-3, Cavendish_Baxijiao_AAA, whole genome shotgun sequence genome window below encodes:
- the LOC103978163 gene encoding protein S-acyltransferase 24: MASEIEVLDEGTGVGGGAPVSAGDGGGAEGDEALKNDVYTAAAYGDLEKLQRLVETEGCSVSEPDGAGYYALQWAALNNRTAAALYIIEHGGDVNATDNTGQTALHWSAVRGHIQVAELLLKEGARVDASDLYGYQTTHVAAQYGQTAFLYHIVTKWNADPDVPDNDGRSPLHWAAYKGFADCIRLLLFLDAYRGRQDKEGCTPLHWSAIRGNLEACTVLVQAGKKEDLMITDNTGLTPAQLASDRGHRQVAFFLGNARRVLDRRCNGNSHLGKLSKLGLAPALWCVIVAMLLTYVHSVIAGSYILKLTFVFGLFAWSGFFLATAGLVMFYRCSRKDPGFINRNVRDAQSLRDDEPLLKTDLNHPALLAGNWSQLCATCKIVRPVRAKHCSTCDRCVEQFDHHCPWVSNCIGKRNKWDFFMFLILEVSAMIITGLVTITRIVKDPSPPSFGGWLSHNASEHPGAISFLIMDFFLFFGVAVLTAVQASQISRNITTNEMANAMRYSYLRGPGGRFRNPYDHGIRKNCLDFFIKGYNEDVELPDQTQPSEGTGMIQMTRSTDLQNGENHLHQSGNGHICVDVQTKNSRPHGHANSLKCCHNNNKIDGAPLGLGLGLGRNNRHNSRILPL, translated from the exons ATGGCGTCGGAGATCGAGGTGCTGGACGAGGGGACCGGCGTCGGGGGAGGAGCGCCGGTGTCGGCGGGAGATGGAGGAGGGGCGGAGGGGGATGAGGCCTTGAAGAACGATGTGTACACGGCGGCTGCGTACGGGGATCTGGAGAAGCTCCAGCGGCTGGTGGAGACGGAGGGGTGCTCCGTCTCGGAGCCGGATGGGGCCGGGTATTACGCCCTCCAATGGGCCGCCCTCAATAACCGCACCGCCGCTGCCCTGTACATCATCGAG CACGGAGGGGATGTCAATGCCACCGACAACACGGGGCAGACGGCGCTCCATTGGAGTGCAGTGCGGGGGCACATCCAGGTCGCTGAGCTACTGCTGAAGGAAGGTGCTCGTGTTGATGCGTCAGACTTGTACGGGTATCAG ACCACtcatgttgcagcacaatatggcCAGACAGCATTTCTCTATCATATTGTCACAAAATGGAATGCTGATCCAGATGTCCCTGATAATGATGGAAGAAGCCCCTTACACTG ggcTGCTTACAAGGGATTTGCTGACTGCATACGTCTTCTTCTGTTTCTGGATGCCTATAGGGGGCGACAGGATAAAGAGG GTTGTACTCCTCTTCACTGGTCTGCTATTAGAGGAAATCTAGAGGCATGTACAGTTCTAGTTCAAGCAGGGAAGAAAGAGGACCTGATGATCACAGATAATACCGGGTTAACTCCTGCTCAGCTTGCATCAGATAGGGGTCATCGACAAGTTGCTTTTTTCCTT GGCAATGCTAGACGTGTACTCGATAGGCGCTGCAATGGGAATAGTCACCTGGGAAAGCTATCAAAATTGGGACTTGCACCTGCTCTTTGGTGCGTCATAGTAGCCATGCTGCTTACATATGTACATTCAGTTATTGCAG GTTCTTACATCCTGAAATTAACATTTGTATTTGGGCTTTTTGCCTGGTCAGGATTTTTCCTGGCAACTGCAGGATTAGTCATGTTTTATAGATGTAGCAG GAAAGATCCTGGTTTCATCAACAGGAATGTACGGGATGCACAAAGCCTCAGAGATGAC GAACCCTTATTAAAGACAGATTTAAACCATCCTGCCCTTTTGGCTGGGAATTGGTCCCAGTTGTGTGCAACATGCAAG ATTGTCAGGCCAGTACGTGCAAAACATTGTTCCACTTGTGACCGTTGTGTCGAGCAGTTTGATCATCACTGTCCTTGGGTATCTAATTGTATTGGCAAG AGGAATAAGTGGGACTTTTTCATGTTTCTTATTCTAGAAGTTTCAGCAATGATTATTACTGGTCTGGTGACCATTACAA GAATCGTGAAAGATCCCTCTCCACCATCTTTTGGTGGATGGTTGAGTCATAATGCTAGTGAGCATCCTGGGGCAATATCATTTCTGATAATGGAtttttttctgttctttggagTTGCTGTCTTAACTGCTGTCCAAGCATCACAG ATCTCACGGAACATTACAACAAATGAAATGGCAAATGCTATGAGATATAGCTACCTCAGAGGTCCAGGTGGAAGGTTTAGAAACCCCTATGATCATGGCATCCGCAAGAACtgcttggatttctttataaaagGATACAATGAAGATGTGGAGCTCCCAGACCAGACACAGCCCTCGGAAGGAACAGGGATGATTCAGATGACAAGAAGCACAGATTTACAGAATGGGGAGAACCATTTGCATCAGAGTGGCAACGGTCACATCTGTGTCGatgttcaaaccaaaaattcaagacCCCACGGCCATGCTAATTCGTTGAAGTGCTGccacaacaacaataaaatcgaTGGTGCCCCTCTAGGATTGGGCTTGGGACTTGGTCGCAACAATCGGCACAACTCTC
- the LOC103978162 gene encoding triphosphate tunnel metalloenzyme 3, with protein sequence MEIEVKLRLPDAAAHRRLSDVLAPHHLRTHLQENLFFDGAAGELSSRFAVFRIRFYDADARCVVSLKAKARLVGGVSRVEEDEEDIDPSLGRACAAEPWRIADAAGSSRIMKRVLEEFGLDGKVASFVCLGGFLNVRAVYGWNEGLTLELDETQYDFGTSFELECETTDPERAKELLERFLKENGIPYSYSEASKFAVFRAGKLLP encoded by the coding sequence ATGGAGATCGAGGTGAAGCTCCGTCTCCCCGACGCCGCCGCCCACCGTCGCCTCTCGGACGTCCTCGCCCCCCACCACCTCCGCACCCACCTCCAGGAGAACCTCTTCTTCGACGGCGCCGCCGGGGAGCTCTCCTCCCGCTTCGCCGTCTTCCGCATCCGCTTCTACGACGCCGACGCCCGCTGCGTCGTCTCCCTCAAGGCCAAGGCCCGCCTGGTCGGCGGCGTCAGCCGCgtcgaggaggacgaggaggacatCGACCCGTCCCTCGGCCGTGCCTGCGCCGCCGAGCCGTGGCGGATAGCCGACGCGGCCGGGTCCTCTCGGATCATGAAAAGGGTGCTCGAGGAGTTCGGGTTGGACGGAAAGGTCGCATCTTTCGTGTGCTTGGGTGGCTTCCTGAACGTTAGGGCAGTCTATGGGTGGAACGAGGGATTGACGCTCGAGCTCGATGAGACACAATACGATTTCGGAACTAGTTTCGAGCTGGAATGCGAGACAACCGACCCGGAGAGAGCCAAGGAGTTGCTGGAGCGGTTCCTGAAGGAGAATGGAATACCCTACTCGTACTCGGAGGCATCCAAGTTCGCAGTTTTCCGTGCAGGAAAGCTTCTGCCGTGA